A part of Mesoplodon densirostris isolate mMesDen1 chromosome 10, mMesDen1 primary haplotype, whole genome shotgun sequence genomic DNA contains:
- the SLC22A13 gene encoding LOW QUALITY PROTEIN: solute carrier family 22 member 13 (The sequence of the model RefSeq protein was modified relative to this genomic sequence to represent the inferred CDS: inserted 2 bases in 2 codons), with protein sequence MFTQVFMVLDEAHHCSVAWVKNQTLTLSAAEQPVLSVPVDAAGSPEPCLLFQPPPDGASLEDILSHSFSETQPCKTGCVYPXRRPPSLKNELNLVCGRKHXKDTSQLVDLARLLTGALIVGPLCDWIGRKATILVQLLLFTILGMAAAFVPGFELYMALSFAVATAVVGCNFSSVTLRGYLGPLPSATKRSLEVWVATLPCCLWGPLNSPHLT encoded by the exons ATGTTCACCCAGGTCTTCATGGTCCTGGATGAGGCCCACCACTGTTCAGTGGCCTGGGTCAAGAACCAGACTCTGACCCTGAGCGCTGCTGAGCAGCCGGTGCTGAGCGTGCCTGTGGATGCTGCAGGCAGCCCTGAGCCCTGCCTCCTGTTCCAGCCACCCCCCGACGGTGCCAGCCTGGAGGACATCCTCAGCCACAGCTTCAGTGAGACACAACCTTGCAAGACGGGCTGCGTCTATC GCAGGAGGCCCCCATCCCTAAAGAATGAG CTGAACCTGGTCTGTGGTCGGAAGC CGAAGGACACCTCCCAGTTGGTGGACCTGGCTCGGCTTCTCACTGGGGCGCTCATCGTCGGGCCCCTCTGTGACTG GATTGGCCGCAAGGCCACTATCCTGGTGCAGCTGCTACTCTTCACCATCCTTGGCATGGCCGCAGCCTTTGTGCCCGGCTTTGAGCTCTACATGGCCCTGAGCTTTGCTGTGGCCACTGCCGTCGTTGGGTGTAACTTCAGCAGCGTCACCCTACGTGGGTATCTGGGCCCCCTGCCATCAGCCACAAAGCGAAGCCTTGAGGTCTGGGTGGCCACGCTCCCATGCTGCCTGTGGGGCCCACTCAACTCCCCGCACCTAACGTGA